The Etheostoma spectabile isolate EspeVRDwgs_2016 chromosome 24, UIUC_Espe_1.0, whole genome shotgun sequence genome contains a region encoding:
- the LOC116673962 gene encoding L-threonine 3-dehydrogenase, mitochondrial isoform X2, which produces MMLVMRLLRARVKHAGSSPQCSAKRLSSAVPGISSCSQQSCTDTDHPKVLITGGLGQLGVGLAKLLRRQFGKNNVILSDIRKPPKHVYHNGPFIFSDILDFKNLQKIVVNNNISWLVHYSAVLSAVGENNVSLAKEVNITGLHNILDIATEHGLRVFVPSTMEALGPSSSSDPTPELCVQRPRTIYGVSKVHAELMGEYYHHRFGLDFRCLRYPGIISADPQPGGGTTDDCLRATLEFLEAPADALVSRTYNINAMNFTLHHLIQEIQKVLPDLKVTYNVDPVQQGKADGWPTALEDSAARRDWGWKHEYDLSELVQTMLTHITTGNQLAQAY; this is translated from the exons ATGATGCTGGTGATGCGGTTGCTGAGGGCTAGAGTGAAGCATGCTGGGAGCAGTCCCCAGTGCAGTGCTAAGCGATTGAGCTCAGCAGTACCTGGGATCAGCTCATGCTCACAACAGTCCTGCACTGATACTGACCACCCCAAAGTCCTCATCACTG GAGGGCTTGGACAGCTAGGGGTGGGGCTCGCCAAGTTGCTGAG GAGACAATTTGGAAAAAACAATGTGATCCTGTCTGACATCAGGAAACCCCCCAAACATGTCTACCATAATG GTCCATTCATCTTCTCAGACATCCTGGACTTTAAGAACCTCCAGAAGATTGTGGTGAACAACAATATCAGCTGGCTAGTTCACTACTCAGCTGTGCTGTCCGCTGTGGGAGAGAACAATGTCTCTCTGGCCAAAGAGGTCAACATCACGG gTCTCCATAACATATTAGACATAGCAACCGAACATGGTCTACGTGTGTTTGTCCCCAGCACGATGGAGGCCTTGGGTCCATCCTCATCCAGTGACCCCACCCCtgagttgtgtgtgcagagaCCACGCACCATCTACGGTGTCTCAAAGGTCCACGCAGAGCTGATGGGTGag TACTACCACCACAGGTTTGGGCTGGATTTCCGCTGTCTCAGGTATCCAGGCATCATATCAGCTGACCCCCAGCCTGGAGGAGGAACCACAG ATGACTGTCTCAGGGCTACATTAGAGTTCTTGGAGGCTCCGGCAGACGCACTGGTCAGCCGCACCTACAATATCAACGCTATGAACTTTACACTGCATCACCTCATCCAGGAGATACAGAAAGTCCTGCCGGACCTCAAAGTCACCTACAATGTGGATCCTGTCCAGCAGGGTAAAG cTGATGGCTGGCCAACGGCATTAGAGGACAGTGCAGCGAGGCGGGACTGGGGCTGGAAGCATGAGTATGACCTCTCCGAGTTGGTGCAGACCATGCTGACTCACATCACTACGGGCAACCAGCTGGCACAAGCCTACTGA
- the LOC116673962 gene encoding L-threonine 3-dehydrogenase, mitochondrial isoform X1 translates to MMLVMRLLRARVKHAGSSPQCSAKRLSSAVPGISSCSQQSCTDTDHPKVLITGGLGQLGVGLAKLLRRQFGKNNVILSDIRKPPKHVYHNGPFIFSDILDFKNLQKIVVNNNISWLVHYSAVLSAVGENNVSLAKEVNITGLHNILDIATEHGLRVFVPSTMEALGPSSSSDPTPELCVQRPRTIYGVSKVHAELMGEYYHHRFGLDFRCLRYPGIISADPQPGGGTTDYAVQIFHAAVKTGCFECNLRSDTRLSMMYIDDCLRATLEFLEAPADALVSRTYNINAMNFTLHHLIQEIQKVLPDLKVTYNVDPVQQGKADGWPTALEDSAARRDWGWKHEYDLSELVQTMLTHITTGNQLAQAY, encoded by the exons ATGATGCTGGTGATGCGGTTGCTGAGGGCTAGAGTGAAGCATGCTGGGAGCAGTCCCCAGTGCAGTGCTAAGCGATTGAGCTCAGCAGTACCTGGGATCAGCTCATGCTCACAACAGTCCTGCACTGATACTGACCACCCCAAAGTCCTCATCACTG GAGGGCTTGGACAGCTAGGGGTGGGGCTCGCCAAGTTGCTGAG GAGACAATTTGGAAAAAACAATGTGATCCTGTCTGACATCAGGAAACCCCCCAAACATGTCTACCATAATG GTCCATTCATCTTCTCAGACATCCTGGACTTTAAGAACCTCCAGAAGATTGTGGTGAACAACAATATCAGCTGGCTAGTTCACTACTCAGCTGTGCTGTCCGCTGTGGGAGAGAACAATGTCTCTCTGGCCAAAGAGGTCAACATCACGG gTCTCCATAACATATTAGACATAGCAACCGAACATGGTCTACGTGTGTTTGTCCCCAGCACGATGGAGGCCTTGGGTCCATCCTCATCCAGTGACCCCACCCCtgagttgtgtgtgcagagaCCACGCACCATCTACGGTGTCTCAAAGGTCCACGCAGAGCTGATGGGTGag TACTACCACCACAGGTTTGGGCTGGATTTCCGCTGTCTCAGGTATCCAGGCATCATATCAGCTGACCCCCAGCCTGGAGGAGGAACCACAG ATTATGCGGTCCAGATCTTCCATGCAGCTGTAAAAACGGGTTGTTTTGAGTGTAACCTGCGCAGTGACACACGGCTTTCTATGATGTACATTG ATGACTGTCTCAGGGCTACATTAGAGTTCTTGGAGGCTCCGGCAGACGCACTGGTCAGCCGCACCTACAATATCAACGCTATGAACTTTACACTGCATCACCTCATCCAGGAGATACAGAAAGTCCTGCCGGACCTCAAAGTCACCTACAATGTGGATCCTGTCCAGCAGGGTAAAG cTGATGGCTGGCCAACGGCATTAGAGGACAGTGCAGCGAGGCGGGACTGGGGCTGGAAGCATGAGTATGACCTCTCCGAGTTGGTGCAGACCATGCTGACTCACATCACTACGGGCAACCAGCTGGCACAAGCCTACTGA